The genomic segment CCATCCTCTTCGGCGCCGTCGGTGCCCCCGGTATGTTATCTCCGCAAGTCAAGACTCAACCCGTGCACACCACTAACCGGCGCAGATGTCCCCGACCATATCTCCCTCTGGGGACTCCGTTTGGCAATCTGCCAGCCCTTCCAGCAGTACGCCAACGTTCGCCCCACCCGTGTCCTCCGCGGTACCCAGTCTCCCCTCCGCAACTGCGCCGAGGGCGATCTGGACTGGGTCATCATCCGTGAGAACAGCGAGGGCGAGTACGCCGGCCAGGGTGGTCGCTCGCACCGCGGCTTTCCCTGGGAGACTGCCACCGAGGTCTCAATCTTCACCCGCCACGGTGTTGAGCGTCTGATCCGCTTTGCTTTCGAGACGGCCCGTAGCCGTCCCCGCAAGCTTCTCACTTTTGTCACTAAGAGTAATGCCCAGCGTAACGGCATGGTTCTCTGGGATGAGGTTGTCTATGAGGTTGCCAAGGACTTCCCCGATGTCTCTCTTGACAAAATGCTCGTTGACGCCATGACGACAAGAATGGTCCTTAACCCTAAGAGCTTGGACACCATTGTGGCCACCAACCTGGTAAGTACATGTTTGTCAACTTAGTTTATGTATGATTAGGGGACTAACGAAGGCTCCAGCACGCCGATATTCTCTCCGACCTCGCTGCTGCCCTCGCTGGCTCCATCGGTATCGCTCCTACCAGCAACCTGGACCCCAGCCGCAAGAACCCCTCCATGTTCGAGCCCATCCACGGCTCCGCCTTTGACATTACCGGCAAGGGTGTCGCCAACCCCGTTGCGACCTTCTGGACCGCTGCCGAGATGCTGGAGTGGCTCGGTGAGAAGGAGGCCGCGACGCAACTCATGGAATGCGTCGAGAACGTCACCGGCAACGGTATTGTCACTGCCGATCTCGGTGGCAAGGCGACGACGAAAGAGGTCACCGCTGCCGTTGTGGCTGAGATCAAGGCCAAGCTTGGCAAGAGCAAGCAataagtcaaagcacccacttttgggcaccccccccttttgggcaccccaaCAAAACATAGCATCTAAACATTAACACCAACCATAatcaattaattaactaccttctactactataataatataatcaaaattctccctaggtaattcgacccctacgagttaattaggactaactaaacggtcgctaaagtcctcttaagctttttatatattttaaatatccgcgaacttagtatttaagtttaaatatatagtcttttttttcctaggccttatatacttaattttagttttaagaactcgaacttagtactaagatatagttaattaataagcctactccctaaaagctttttttattttttaaaatagtagttattaagtactattatctagactaagctttataaatagctttaagtaattataaagctcgctagcctttttaggagttaactagttaataatagaagttattaatatttaattaagtagtttactaatattactaatcgtTTACCTAGCTTCTATAccccttttaaataatataacttatataaataaaactattaagttaagaagtagcttagctatattaagtagctatagtttaattactttctacttactttatatatttaataacgttaaactagctaaacgagtaagctagtagtagcttaagaagtactattttttaataataatagaattatttactatatcctctttactaagctcctttttatatataaacttaataagcttaaagatagctatatttaatagctagaggatataaaaagcgtatagtaataagaataataagtagacgttatttttatagcactcttatataaattctattattatataactcttatacctatttagtactaatagtcgaggctagtttagcttactaagccctTTAAtagggggggtcttagtttataataagaacacttcctttagctagtaaagggTAGTCTCGTCGGTCgtctagttattatttattattataaacttctaactattataagtaataagttaaagagggaactactactattaaaccgactttcccttataaataactagtagtttaatagctctactattaataaaaatatacttaataatcgttacctaagtacgcgaactaagctcttttttttatattatgttacgaaggtaactttgtttaccttattattcgccttattatcaatattacgtaagcaaactatataccatattaatctacgagttctgtagattattataggtattgattatgtaagcaatactgcttatataagcttacgtgagcaatggaaagtactggaaggtaactgaataatctggaatttactcgaggcggaattacgtactacgattacgcattcacttacgtatacgcttattaattatatcataattaataagcaatggaatattctagtaggaggtttttatgcctatatataggcgtgtatttgcctacctagacctttcgttaagcaagcaacttctcatatagtaatttaactatattattctctttactacaaaaacctcttttatatacgcttatatcccctatattcatatattcttgcttctatatgaatattcactttttatattctttataagaatatcccgcattacctcgttaaagctatacgtgctagatattactatagcctttactatacctaagactagcttattagctcccttaccctttattatactagtcttatttatattatacttattagcctatttaatactactaatctttagtatattaagtaatctaaactattatttaattatattaataatagttttattaacgcGGCGCGAATcgattaaataacttctctaaacccttattaataaattctttttaataaaagcgttaatctatctcttactaaatagtttattatccccctaggaccttagaactcgcttagtaaattccctaacctatttataagttagtataatacctaggtaatactatatacgaatttattaagctaactagtcttcctattataaaagaagcttctaaagctttataaataccctCGCCCTTATCTAATAACctctcttttatagtacgaaagggaactcgaggcaggtcagaacgctactatattaacctaatggactaaagacttaacgtaaagagggaaaaaatagaatagtaagtagaagcTAGCGGGCTGgccctttaggcctagcggtctagcttattacgtaactactaggagcttagcctcgtagcctaaggctaagctatagGGCCCACAGGGCCCTAATGCTTactaccgtaatattaccccccccctCTATACTAGAGGGTACTATCCGTAGCGCTaaaaataaacctctaaattaccccttattttagtaaatttatagctataattattactattatattatcgtcgtcccttagtagtaataaattactagccgcagtagcttttatttatacgtcTACGTTCTATAGCGGGCTTTTAATAGttaggtattagtaatagaacgcTTAGAGCGCCGCTAGCGCatacttaaagctctttacgtCGTACTAAGTTAGGTCCgtattatatcccttttaatccgcttagtactataattttcctttatataagcgtaatttaataacctctaagaccttatactccggttcgctattattattaataatcggtaataataggtcttagttctacttaagtaataggtCGTCGgtagccttttttagcttacttaagtaaaagaCTAAGTATACCCGGCTACCCGctagtaattttataatctatatacccccctatttagtactaataataagctatagcccggcctatagttattatagtttatttatattaatagatttctaatacgaggtattaataaagacccggtcccctagttttaagttatcCGGGCGCTAGTAGTagttagtatacttcttatatcgtacttaagcgacctttatattacccctagcggtctcctaggccttatatattccctagGCTATACGCTATGCGTTAATACGGTTTAGcttctcttttataaagccgAATTAGCGGGTTTACCTaaactagttaaaaaagagccgtAGCTAATAACCGAattctactttatataataatagccctatagtcTCGCtaggctaagtaatataagtaaagtcgaCTATGggtaatatattactctagttatcttagtactaattaactaatagttttaactactataggatatactaatttagtacctctatttagccgtctatttaggggtagttagctattaatagttatagcttaACCCCGTAGATCTTATAAAGCTCCCCCTAGAAGTTAGAgataaattaggggcctcggtccgatataataatttttaataagccgaaaataaatagtacccgttcgtaaaatatctagcttatatttttcgctataatagttttataataaagaataaatatCGCCCTCTTACTTAGacagtttattactacttaaatattatcgaatcctttttaattagtagggatagttataaagttagtaaaaatatattactacgggtagttaggtattagAAATAGCCTTAGCTCCCCCGGGGGCTTATTGcgcggcttttataattagtaataagtataatagttctatacgtattaataagtatctgccgttaggcccggctagtaatatcgctatttaattatttttataactttattacgcCCTAAGTAAGCGaggagcttttatttataaacctcgcggataactataatataaaagttcttttccttaggtattacgagcttctcgtttattattaataatccgtcgttttaaatagactagcGCTTGCGCCCTTTAGCTACTagcgcttatattagtataaaggacactataataaagtctttattaaactttaaaatcttctctattagtaagtacccctagagctcgtcttttaataagagggagctaactataagctatagttaactaactacgGCGCTTAATAACGCCCGTAGCTctgctataatattaagaaacagtagtcttaataataaaaggacttaggtcctattagcctcttttagtgcttactaagtacggatatcctccgttttttataaaaaggtattagCTAGTATATTCTCcttccttaagtaataataaatttaaagatTAAAGTCCGCTAGCGTACTAGCTtagcgggcttattataagttaaataggcgcttagttataaagaatagtaatagctcataatttataataacgtcgaacttatacttataacttataagctccgcgcgctatttttctaaatatagtactattattaatatttctttattataaatagcgtagttaagctctgcgccgcttattatttttaagtaaaaggctactaagtattataacttattatcctcttattattataatagcgctttagtatatactaagttagaaACGTTAGTTTCTAGCCGCGTTAGTAactttagtttaaaatagtaaaggataggtactaacgttagcgctagctttataactttaaaggCCGTCTCGTAATCGgtactaaagttaaaaagaactcctttacttattagtttCGTAAGGGGCCTAGCTAGGCGGCCgtagtcctttataaatctcttataaaagttatagaacccgaggaaagactagatacccttaaataatataagaggcTTCTAGTCTCTAACTATAAAgactttctttttattaggctatatactttttataaaaactacaaagcctaggtattttataaaaataacgctaaattcgcacttcttaatatctatttataagcttattttccgTAAGTAGTCTAGTACTTTAGTAACGTGCTCCTAGTACTAGAGGGGGtcgtttaaaaagattaggatattatttatatacgccgTATAGAAGttatctaagtactttattaatatctcgtttatatattattaatacgtagtaagcccgttatagagcccgaagggtactattttatacttatataccccgtagcgggttctaaacgttattaagtccttagaggctaggtcgaggcgaatataataaaaggcctacttaatatttagtttagtaaatacctttaccctacttagctaCGTAAGGgtctcgttaataagtagtaataagtaatagtctttttttataactttattaagcttataaaagttaacgtAAAAGCGCagactactattatacttttttataaatagcgttagtaatataaaaggagtattacttagctcgataaatcccttttataagtgctttaataaataggctcttatagcctctagctccggtactaactatttatataaagggtagtaagttagcttctctttaccgctatttaggagcttaattttataattatacggcttataaggcgctaatatattactaactactttattaaaaacgtcggtTTAAGGccgtaaatactttaataagttcgtcgctataaagttataaataacctagtcgtcgttatataagggatctacctcctccttcttatcctctataatatagttaagcttataaagtaatataaagcctattttaacGTCGTTTTACCTTAGGTTCTTTTCGAAATCGGgagcgctaataaaagtaatatctatttatactattactaagtatagtttttactaCCTAAACCTCTCTATAGGGAcgatactagtactattaagGGCGCATTTTATCTTCTTCGCATTCTTAGCCtcgtttaattattatatctagcgggccgttatttttaataggcgtaataatatcctaattagtatacccttCGCCCGCTACTACTAGAGCTTTTGGTTATAGCAAGTTATATCTATCTTAAATAGGTCCTATTAATAGTCGGCGttgatttagtattatatattaataacttccggggtatatcggtccttaatatccctaataataataaagggtatctcttataataataggtccttaggctatattagccgttagtagcgaatattagggtttaccccgtaatatttaaactacttccgccctaggattaggtcgtagcggCCCGTGTTAAGTTAAAAGaggggtatttttaaaaggacccgttaattaatatataggttagtagtttatattacgctagtattatCTAATCGCTCtctattaaacttagtagtagggattaagtataataatttacgAAATAGGGCCGCgcagaactattataataaaagggttacgtagttatttataagtccgtacttattagctcttatattaaataaggctcttaagtaaattctatatttattaaatactaatataagctctattttaagggGCTAGCCCCCTACGAGATCCTATaggtttactaaattaatcgcTAATCTtccgtcctttttatacgtatcccctagctaggagtttacttttactaggggttctagttttctaaacccgactctattttaatagggcccgTAGTAGCGTTAATAGCGGCTATAGTAGTCTTTAGCTTCTTAGGGCAGTCCTTAGAGATATAtccggtattattataaataaagtaagcgctattatttttaagtttttaatataaggcttTAGGGATCGTCTCGCAGGTAGAGGTATAACCTCGGTCCTATTTAGTA from the Colletotrichum lupini chromosome 3, complete sequence genome contains:
- a CDS encoding tartrate dehydrogenase produces the protein MSPSALPAQKSYSIASMGADGIGPEVIEAGVEVLKALSETLGTFDLNFTDYDWSSETYKKTGKYIPDGGLEQLKKHDAILFGAVGAPDVPDHISLWGLRLAICQPFQQYANVRPTRVLRGTQSPLRNCAEGDLDWVIIRENSEGEYAGQGGRSHRGFPWETATEVSIFTRHGVERLIRFAFETARSRPRKLLTFVTKSNAQRNGMVLWDEVVYEVAKDFPDVSLDKMLVDAMTTRMVLNPKSLDTIVATNLHADILSDLAAALAGSIGIAPTSNLDPSRKNPSMFEPIHGSAFDITGKGVANPVATFWTAAEMLEWLGEKEAATQLMECVENVTGNGIVTADLGGKATTKEVTAAVVAEIKAKLGKSKQ